The Larimichthys crocea isolate SSNF chromosome XI, L_crocea_2.0, whole genome shotgun sequence genome has a segment encoding these proteins:
- the LOC109141445 gene encoding uncharacterized protein LOC109141445: MARLSTCIFEWDPEDVAALRHAKEGELAARNVGHISEEVVDTHITRRELALHCRRRTRGVEETNRLISLFDSVSGKDTVGVPLLDHERIQQIWKEQQKHLGCIQDPEDFQLYIKTGTLKKGGVELCCYRCARGSTSLESFHLHLNRLIPGTSASDVHFQAYLLEGLMRWNDDRMENAVKGTPSIRSYGSALSEAVDQLSQKVLGRCWDECYRTPGAYMGELLGMEYLYSQTGKELTPVLQSPEEEDRLVEEVND, encoded by the exons ATGGCACGCCTGTCCACGTGCATTTTCGAGTGGGATCCAGAAGACGTTGCTGCTCTTCGCCATGCCAAGGAAGGTGAGCTGGCAGCAAGAAATGTTGGCCACATATCGGAGGAGGTGGTGGACACTCACATCACCCGGAGGGAGTTGGCGCTGCACTGCAGGAGGAGGACCAGAGGGGTGGAGGAGACCAACAGACTGATCAGTCTGTTTGACAGTGTAAGTGGGAAGGACACTGTGGGCGTTCCTCTGCTGGACCATGAACGGATCCAGCAGATATGGAAGGAACAGCAGAAACACCTTGGTTGTATCCAAGACCCAGAAGACTTCCAGCTCTACATTAAGACGGGCACCTTGAAGAAGGGCGGCGTGGAGCTGTGCTGCTACAGGTGTGCCCGTGGCTCTACCTCCCTGGAGTCCTTTCACCTCCACCTGAACAGATTAATTCCAG GAACCAGCGCCAGTGATGTGCATTTCCAGGCGTATCTTCTGGAAGGGCTGATGCGCTGGAATGATGACCGGATGGAGAACGCCGTAAAGGGAACACCTTCCATCCGCTCCTATGGCAGTGCTCTGAGCGAGGCGGTGGACCAGCTCAGCCAAAAGGTGCTAGGGAGATGCTGGGATGAGTGTTATCGCACCCCTGGAGCGTACATGG GTGAATTGCTGGGAATGGAGTACTTGTACAGCCAGACTGGCAAGGAACTGACTCCAGTGCTCCAGAGcccagaagaggaggacaggctGGTGGAGGAAGTCAATGATTAG